A portion of the Burkholderia sp. GAS332 genome contains these proteins:
- a CDS encoding porin, GBP family: MRHAPRGIPFDLYPLNDNMKRHALLGCVLSAVALGAHASNDNSITLFGIIDQGIVYTPNQGGSRAVQMVSGTTAPTKWGLRGTEDLGGGNKALFMLSTTFSANNGTSWPSGRMFGDYAWLGLSNDRLGTLKLGRQSDSMIAYLGDFSAVGSWGGTFFAHPFDNDNLWDSFLLNNAVRYESISFAGFDVGATYAFSNKAASTSGVGSGFADNRVWEAAARYHTGPFSAALVYEQLSHPGDDGPGTLGAVDVADANFTANGQRIYGIGVGYAFQQAELHANITRTTLSEPTSEYQSTSFNGASSMSFDNVELNAVYHVTPTFSVEGAYTYTSAKVNGSAPHWNQVGLVAEYALSHRTSVYAQGVYQHANGDGSPFAHAQINTLSPASGDVQSVVGIGLRHFF; the protein is encoded by the coding sequence GTGCGGCACGCCCCGCGCGGCATTCCGTTCGACCTCTATCCGCTGAATGACAACATGAAACGACACGCACTATTGGGCTGCGTGCTGAGCGCGGTCGCGCTCGGCGCACACGCAAGCAACGACAACAGCATCACGCTATTCGGCATCATTGACCAGGGGATTGTCTATACCCCAAACCAGGGCGGCTCGCGCGCAGTCCAGATGGTCAGCGGCACCACCGCGCCAACGAAATGGGGCCTGCGCGGCACAGAGGATCTCGGCGGCGGTAATAAGGCGCTGTTCATGCTGTCCACCACCTTCTCCGCCAACAACGGCACGTCGTGGCCGAGCGGCCGGATGTTCGGCGACTATGCATGGCTCGGCCTCTCGAATGACCGCCTCGGCACACTCAAACTCGGTCGCCAGTCCGATTCGATGATCGCTTATCTCGGCGACTTCTCCGCAGTCGGGAGTTGGGGCGGCACGTTCTTCGCGCACCCATTCGACAACGACAATCTGTGGGACTCTTTCCTGCTGAACAATGCAGTGCGATACGAGAGCATCAGCTTTGCCGGTTTCGACGTCGGCGCCACCTACGCGTTCAGCAACAAGGCCGCGTCGACCTCGGGAGTCGGCTCAGGCTTCGCCGACAACCGCGTCTGGGAGGCGGCCGCGCGCTATCACACAGGTCCGTTCAGTGCTGCGCTGGTCTATGAACAGCTCAGCCATCCCGGCGACGACGGCCCCGGCACCTTAGGTGCAGTTGATGTTGCCGATGCCAACTTCACCGCTAACGGGCAGCGCATTTACGGCATCGGCGTCGGCTATGCATTCCAGCAAGCGGAGCTGCATGCAAACATCACGCGCACGACATTATCGGAACCCACGAGCGAGTATCAGAGCACGAGTTTTAACGGCGCAAGCTCGATGAGCTTCGACAATGTCGAGCTCAATGCGGTCTATCATGTGACGCCCACATTCAGCGTTGAAGGTGCGTACACGTACACTTCGGCCAAAGTGAACGGCAGCGCGCCACATTGGAACCAGGTCGGTCTGGTAGCCGAATATGCGCTGTCGCATCGCACCAGCGTCTATGCACAAGGCGTGTATCAACACGCCAACGGTGACGGATCGCCGTTCGCGCACGCGCAGATCAATACGCTTTCGCCTGCCTCAGGTGACGTTCAGTCAGTGGTCGGAATCGGTTTGCGACACTTCTTCTAA
- a CDS encoding RES domain-containing protein: MSVRCCPECFGDRGLSKSIIPSLSPTQGTCDFCESTNVDLIEPGQLATVFEMLVSVYEPNEEGKSLVEWMKADWRLFSHPRLDVAHAKELLCEILDDGEIVRKSFFPSPTYKSEGLVRWETLRDELLYKNRYFLDEALDTDRLRELLSHLIADPLPEAWHRARIMTSDTPYPIAEMGAPPKRYATHGRANPVGIPYLYLGSLPETAVAEVRPHTGEIACVAEFQVLQPLATVDLRDPRKLVSPFVLADASAIGQLRADIPFLERLGEELTRPVLPRSAAIDYIPSQYLCEFIKKSGYDGVVFRSSVSSGMNLALFDPEKANGTTVTRYSVSRVSVDVLPVC; encoded by the coding sequence ATGTCTGTACGGTGTTGTCCCGAGTGCTTCGGTGATCGTGGTCTCAGCAAAAGCATCATCCCATCGCTAAGTCCAACCCAAGGAACGTGTGATTTTTGCGAATCGACGAACGTAGACCTTATCGAACCAGGGCAACTCGCAACCGTATTCGAAATGCTTGTGAGCGTGTACGAGCCGAATGAAGAGGGAAAATCGCTCGTTGAATGGATGAAAGCCGATTGGCGACTGTTCTCACATCCCCGGTTGGATGTTGCACATGCCAAAGAGTTACTCTGCGAAATTCTCGATGACGGTGAGATTGTCAGAAAGTCTTTTTTTCCATCACCGACCTACAAGAGCGAAGGTTTGGTCCGATGGGAGACTTTGAGGGACGAGCTTCTCTACAAAAATCGTTATTTTCTGGATGAGGCGCTCGACACAGATCGCTTGCGGGAACTTCTCTCCCACCTTATCGCCGACCCGTTGCCGGAAGCATGGCATCGAGCTCGCATCATGACCAGCGACACGCCTTATCCAATAGCGGAAATGGGAGCGCCGCCCAAACGGTACGCGACACATGGACGGGCCAATCCCGTTGGGATTCCGTACCTCTACTTGGGATCTTTACCGGAAACGGCTGTGGCTGAAGTACGACCTCACACTGGCGAGATCGCGTGCGTGGCGGAGTTTCAAGTGCTCCAGCCATTAGCAACAGTGGACCTACGCGATCCACGTAAACTTGTCTCTCCGTTCGTTCTCGCCGATGCAAGTGCTATCGGACAATTGCGAGCGGACATTCCCTTCTTGGAACGGCTCGGCGAGGAACTCACACGTCCGGTCCTTCCTCGGAGCGCAGCGATCGACTATATTCCGAGCCAGTATTTGTGCGAGTTTATCAAGAAAAGCGGCTATGACGGTGTCGTGTTCCGCAGTTCCGTCAGTAGTGGCATGAATCTGGCGCTGTTTGACCCAGAGAAAGCTAATGGGACAACGGTAACTCGTTACAGTGTCAGCCGCGTCTCAGTCGACGTTCTTCCTGTCTGCTAG
- a CDS encoding UbiD family decarboxylase has translation MADNLFRATQDFHRFAQAYREQFPDDVLTIKQPVAADQDVTAIVAELAARGRHDMLICEKVDGIATPLVTNFFASRTRIGRLFDVDASGLFDAYQQRANAPIAPAYVPTGPVLDQVIEGEAVDLAQLPMIRHFDTDRGPYITNAVIIAEDPVTGVANLSYHRSMRHARNALATSLHSRGHLWRMLQTAQARGDTLKVAMVIGAHPLFMLAAAARVPFGTDERAIAGGLFGAPLELVRTPRYGIGVPAAAEFVLEGTIDPDAHAEEGPFGEFTGYSSDRSTNNVLRVDTMMRRNDAWLVDVVGGPYAEHLTLARLPREAEMSEKLKARFPSVTALHYPNSGTHFHCYVALNQTRDGEARQIMLALLGWDPYLKNVVAVDSDIDITNDSQVLWAIATHFQPHQDVFIVDGLPGSPLDPSSSAAGTTSRMGIDATRGSHFDGIRAKISERAAHQAVEILNRTTAGAQR, from the coding sequence ATGGCGGATAACCTCTTCCGCGCCACGCAGGATTTTCACCGCTTCGCACAGGCGTATCGCGAGCAGTTTCCCGACGATGTATTGACCATCAAACAGCCCGTGGCCGCGGATCAGGACGTCACCGCTATCGTGGCCGAATTGGCCGCGCGCGGACGGCATGACATGCTGATCTGCGAAAAAGTCGATGGTATTGCGACACCGCTCGTCACCAATTTCTTTGCTTCACGTACCCGCATTGGGCGTTTGTTCGACGTCGATGCGTCGGGCCTGTTCGACGCTTACCAACAGCGTGCGAACGCGCCAATCGCGCCGGCTTACGTGCCAACCGGCCCCGTTCTCGACCAGGTTATCGAAGGCGAAGCCGTCGATCTCGCACAACTGCCGATGATCCGCCACTTCGATACCGATCGTGGTCCGTACATCACAAACGCAGTGATCATTGCCGAAGACCCAGTCACGGGCGTCGCCAATCTCAGCTATCACCGTTCAATGCGGCACGCCCGTAATGCGCTCGCCACCAGCCTGCATTCCCGCGGCCACCTCTGGCGCATGCTGCAAACCGCTCAGGCACGCGGCGACACCTTGAAAGTCGCGATGGTGATCGGCGCACATCCGTTGTTCATGCTGGCGGCCGCGGCGCGTGTGCCCTTCGGTACCGATGAGCGCGCAATTGCAGGCGGATTGTTTGGTGCGCCGCTGGAACTGGTGCGTACGCCGCGTTACGGCATCGGCGTTCCCGCCGCCGCTGAGTTTGTCCTTGAAGGCACGATCGATCCGGACGCGCATGCAGAAGAAGGCCCGTTCGGCGAATTCACCGGCTATTCATCGGACCGCTCCACCAACAACGTGCTGCGCGTCGACACGATGATGCGGCGTAACGATGCATGGCTCGTCGATGTCGTCGGCGGCCCGTATGCCGAGCATCTGACGCTGGCTCGCTTGCCACGCGAAGCGGAAATGAGCGAGAAGCTGAAGGCGCGCTTTCCTTCCGTCACCGCGCTGCACTATCCGAACTCGGGCACGCATTTTCACTGCTACGTCGCGCTGAACCAGACACGCGACGGCGAAGCGCGCCAGATCATGCTCGCATTGCTCGGCTGGGACCCGTATCTGAAGAACGTCGTCGCGGTAGATAGCGATATCGACATCACCAACGATTCGCAAGTGCTGTGGGCCATCGCCACGCATTTCCAGCCCCACCAGGACGTGTTCATTGTCGATGGCTTGCCGGGCAGTCCGCTCGATCCGTCATCGTCCGCTGCGGGCACGACATCGCGTATGGGCATCGACGCGACTCGCGGCTCCCACTTCGACGGCATTCGCGCGAAGATCAGCGAGCGCGCTGCGCACCAAGCGGTTGAGATTCTGAACCGCACCACCGCCGGAGCTCAGCGATGA
- a CDS encoding diguanylate cyclase (GGDEF) domain-containing protein, translating to MSTTLSIEEPRRIIGIVTKVYSGLLIIGFALVPAYLIAYLAFFQDPSLKFENHAFHEIAIAAATLEGLFVTYVTWRCYISSGEPLLRWLTLGFLGFVLVYALHGAFTGMAHHNIWLFLLYGPASRLVMSVLLLVGLLSYHRATDAVERRAKPRPWLTWIAVFVLIDLVVGLIANSPIAGNLAVRLSMEGGALFFSTLNVMVLMLRRIRSPLMVIYGISITFFALASLAFILGKPWNHMWWLAHAIFAAGFFLLSYGVVQAFRTTRSFSTIYSQEELMARLAEAMARTESALQELQRTNHQLEHLAATDPLTGAANRREFIQQVEAEIARARRGGAPFSLLALDLDHFKLINDNYGHQVGDEVLQRFVQKCLDAIRPYDGVARVGGEEFMVLLPKAALDMARSIAERVRGAVATEEFYTGTGRPVAVTVSVGVSEFGRDGDTIDALLRVADERLYRAKHNGRNRVVAG from the coding sequence ATGAGCACGACCCTCTCAATCGAAGAGCCGCGCCGCATCATCGGGATCGTGACCAAGGTCTACTCAGGCTTGTTGATCATTGGTTTTGCGCTCGTTCCCGCCTACCTGATTGCTTATCTGGCTTTCTTTCAAGACCCGAGCCTGAAGTTCGAAAACCACGCGTTCCACGAAATCGCGATCGCAGCGGCGACCCTCGAGGGGCTGTTTGTCACCTATGTGACCTGGCGGTGTTATATATCGTCGGGTGAACCGCTGCTGCGGTGGCTGACTTTGGGCTTTCTAGGCTTTGTGCTGGTCTATGCGCTGCACGGCGCGTTCACCGGCATGGCTCACCATAATATCTGGCTATTCCTGCTCTACGGACCCGCGTCGCGTCTGGTGATGTCCGTGCTGCTGTTGGTTGGGCTTCTCTCGTACCATCGCGCAACGGACGCGGTCGAGCGGCGCGCGAAGCCGCGCCCGTGGCTGACGTGGATTGCCGTATTCGTCCTGATCGACCTGGTCGTCGGACTCATTGCGAACTCACCCATTGCGGGCAACCTCGCCGTGCGACTATCGATGGAGGGCGGAGCGCTCTTCTTCTCGACGCTGAACGTCATGGTGCTGATGCTGCGTCGCATTCGCTCGCCGCTGATGGTGATCTACGGTATCTCGATCACTTTTTTCGCGCTGGCGTCTCTCGCGTTCATTCTCGGCAAGCCTTGGAATCATATGTGGTGGCTGGCGCACGCGATCTTCGCGGCCGGCTTTTTTCTGCTGAGTTATGGCGTCGTTCAAGCGTTCCGCACGACGCGGTCCTTTTCGACGATCTACAGCCAGGAAGAACTGATGGCTCGCCTTGCCGAGGCGATGGCACGCACAGAAAGCGCGCTGCAGGAGCTTCAACGCACCAATCACCAGCTTGAGCATCTCGCCGCGACCGATCCGCTGACGGGTGCCGCGAACCGGCGTGAGTTTATCCAGCAAGTCGAGGCGGAAATCGCACGAGCGAGGCGCGGTGGTGCGCCGTTCTCGCTGCTGGCGCTGGATCTCGATCACTTCAAATTGATCAACGACAACTACGGTCATCAGGTGGGTGACGAGGTGTTGCAGCGATTCGTGCAGAAATGCCTTGATGCCATTCGGCCCTATGACGGCGTAGCGCGAGTCGGTGGCGAAGAGTTTATGGTCCTGCTGCCTAAAGCCGCGCTAGACATGGCACGCTCGATCGCGGAGCGCGTCCGGGGCGCCGTGGCTACCGAGGAGTTCTATACCGGAACCGGGCGGCCCGTCGCCGTGACTGTCAGTGTTGGCGTCTCCGAGTTCGGCCGCGACGGCGACACGATCGACGCCCTCTTGCGCGTCGCCGACGAACGACTTTACCGGGCCAAGCACAACGGGCGCAATCGCGTGGTGGCCGGATAG
- a CDS encoding lysine/arginine/ornithine transport system substrate-binding protein, whose translation MNRHLLPVLAAAALVVTQSAQAETLRFGTDPTYPPYEYKLPSGQLAGLDIDIGNSLCAAAHVKCEWVEGSFDGLIAGLQSRKFDAINASLAATAPRRAVMDFTTPLYPADIRLVAAKAAHLQPTAASLAGKRIGVLQGSTQAVFAKLNWAAHGVTIVEYQDQNSVYVDLENGRLDGTLVVGAAAQLGFLAKPEGKNFELAGAQIVDPAMLSASSVIGVRKTDAHTLQMLDAAIAQLKQNGTIDRLTHKYLDTATTTK comes from the coding sequence ATGAACCGACACCTGCTGCCGGTGCTCGCCGCTGCCGCCCTCGTCGTCACACAGTCTGCACAGGCAGAAACATTGCGCTTCGGTACCGATCCGACTTATCCGCCGTACGAATACAAATTGCCGAGCGGCCAGCTCGCGGGGCTCGACATCGACATTGGCAATAGCCTATGTGCCGCCGCCCATGTGAAATGCGAATGGGTGGAGGGGAGTTTCGACGGCTTGATCGCCGGCCTGCAATCGCGCAAGTTCGATGCGATCAATGCGTCGCTCGCCGCCACCGCCCCACGACGCGCGGTGATGGATTTCACGACGCCGTTATATCCCGCTGACATTCGCCTCGTCGCCGCGAAGGCCGCTCATTTGCAGCCCACAGCGGCATCGCTCGCCGGCAAGCGTATCGGCGTGCTGCAAGGTTCGACGCAGGCGGTGTTCGCGAAGCTGAACTGGGCCGCGCACGGTGTGACGATCGTCGAGTATCAGGACCAGAACAGCGTCTACGTCGACCTCGAGAACGGACGGCTCGACGGTACGCTGGTCGTTGGCGCCGCCGCCCAACTGGGTTTCCTCGCAAAACCCGAGGGCAAAAATTTCGAACTGGCCGGCGCACAGATCGTCGATCCGGCGATGCTCTCTGCAAGCAGCGTGATCGGCGTGCGCAAGACCGACGCGCACACGCTACAGATGCTCGACGCAGCGATCGCCCAACTCAAGCAGAACGGCACGATAGACCGGTTGACGCATAAGTACCTGGACACAGCGACCACCACCAAGTAA
- a CDS encoding transcriptional regulator, LysR family, whose product MLKRYPSIQSMQAFLQAARVGSFSSAARQLSLTHSAISQQIRTLEEFVGQPLFVRESGRVVLTDAGVLFANQLADGFEQIDRALSSVKERTVKQSITLDVDPELAQSWLVARLPALLGALAGTSLTVLSTPRYERSAFERVDIALRYGYGEWEGFENALICGDRLTAVGSPALLEARGLSLPLTAEQVLDLPLLGYTKRSWIPWLTAAGMPAVEPDAVAVFDNAAGLIAAASAGVGAGLARGLLAADAQREGRLVELTQVEIPTHYNLYAVWPREKAARVAPLIDVIRELVAQAGSPR is encoded by the coding sequence ATGTTGAAGCGCTACCCTTCCATCCAGTCGATGCAGGCCTTTCTGCAGGCGGCACGCGTCGGCAGCTTTTCGAGCGCGGCACGCCAGTTGTCCCTCACGCACAGCGCGATCAGCCAGCAGATCCGCACGCTCGAAGAGTTCGTCGGGCAGCCGTTGTTCGTGCGCGAAAGCGGCCGCGTCGTGCTGACCGATGCGGGTGTGCTGTTTGCGAATCAGCTGGCGGATGGCTTTGAGCAGATTGATCGCGCGTTATCGTCGGTGAAAGAGCGCACGGTCAAGCAGTCGATCACGCTCGACGTCGATCCCGAACTCGCGCAGAGCTGGCTGGTGGCGCGCTTGCCCGCGTTGCTCGGTGCGTTAGCCGGCACATCGTTGACGGTACTGTCCACGCCACGCTATGAGCGCAGCGCGTTCGAGCGCGTGGATATTGCGTTGCGGTATGGGTATGGAGAATGGGAAGGCTTCGAGAACGCGCTGATCTGCGGGGACCGATTGACTGCGGTGGGTTCGCCCGCGCTGCTTGAGGCGCGCGGGTTGAGCCTGCCGCTCACGGCTGAACAGGTGCTCGACTTACCGTTACTCGGCTATACGAAACGCTCGTGGATTCCGTGGCTCACCGCGGCAGGCATGCCCGCGGTCGAACCGGATGCAGTCGCCGTGTTCGACAATGCCGCCGGGCTGATTGCAGCCGCCAGCGCAGGCGTGGGTGCCGGTTTGGCGCGCGGCCTGCTCGCGGCGGACGCGCAACGCGAGGGACGCCTGGTCGAACTCACCCAAGTGGAAATTCCGACGCATTACAACTTGTATGCAGTGTGGCCCCGGGAGAAGGCGGCACGCGTTGCGCCGTTGATCGACGTGATTCGCGAGTTAGTCGCGCAGGCGGGCAGCCCGCGTTAG
- a CDS encoding isoquinoline 1-oxidoreductase, alpha subunit, with protein sequence MIEIVVNDTRHSLDNVPEDMPLLWVLRDRLKLTGTKFGCGGGFCGACTVHLEGEAVRSCLLPVAAVAGKNITTIEGLSKDGTHPLQLAWVAEDVPQCGYCQSGQLMQAASFLKDKPTVNDETIATAMSGNICRCGTYSRIRKAIKRAASGDPALATLTWVEPMCASACTSAKEEA encoded by the coding sequence ATGATCGAGATCGTGGTCAACGACACGCGGCACTCGCTCGACAATGTACCGGAAGACATGCCCCTGTTGTGGGTGTTGCGCGACCGGCTCAAATTGACCGGTACGAAATTCGGCTGTGGCGGCGGCTTTTGCGGCGCGTGTACGGTGCATCTGGAAGGTGAGGCGGTGCGCTCCTGTTTGCTGCCGGTTGCAGCCGTGGCGGGAAAAAACATCACGACGATCGAAGGTTTGTCGAAAGACGGCACGCATCCGCTGCAACTCGCGTGGGTCGCCGAGGACGTGCCGCAGTGCGGCTACTGTCAGTCTGGTCAGTTGATGCAGGCCGCCTCGTTTCTCAAAGACAAACCGACGGTCAACGATGAAACCATCGCGACGGCTATGTCGGGCAACATCTGCCGCTGTGGCACCTATTCGCGCATTCGCAAGGCGATTAAGCGCGCCGCTTCCGGCGATCCGGCGCTTGCGACGCTCACGTGGGTCGAGCCGATGTGCGCTTCTGCCTGCACCTCTGCAAAAGAGGAGGCTTGA
- a CDS encoding transcriptional regulator, LysR family yields the protein MDIRLLRYFAVLADELHFGRAAARLHISQPPLSQQIRILEEEMGTALFMRSQHRVELTDAGKTLKEQVPLIFAQFERAIDLTRCAGRGEVGSLEIGIISSAMVEPIPRALRVFAEKHPQVQWTLHEMTPAAQILALKERRLDVCFFRVSHEDPEIRSEVVMRESAVVALPLGHRLAAREEIALRELEAERFVSFGLQQSQLARFLQDCCVESGFTPQIEQEVVEVHTLLCLVREGLGVALLPSSARQLTTGGVAFVALAAPCPEVSLHARYRAEDPSPVLSLFLDTVREVAARVGVGAKGGERSR from the coding sequence ATGGACATCCGGCTGTTGCGTTACTTCGCGGTACTTGCCGACGAACTGCATTTCGGCCGGGCAGCCGCACGGCTGCACATTTCGCAGCCACCGCTGAGTCAGCAGATTCGCATCCTGGAAGAGGAGATGGGCACCGCGTTGTTCATGCGTTCGCAACACCGTGTCGAGCTCACCGATGCAGGGAAAACACTTAAGGAACAGGTGCCGTTGATCTTCGCGCAGTTCGAGCGCGCGATCGATCTGACGCGTTGCGCGGGACGCGGCGAAGTGGGAAGTCTCGAGATTGGAATCATTAGCTCGGCGATGGTCGAACCGATTCCGCGCGCACTACGGGTATTTGCGGAGAAGCATCCACAAGTGCAGTGGACGCTGCATGAGATGACACCCGCTGCGCAGATTCTCGCGCTCAAGGAGCGGCGGTTGGATGTGTGCTTCTTCCGGGTGTCGCATGAGGACCCGGAGATTCGCAGTGAAGTGGTGATGCGGGAATCGGCGGTGGTGGCGCTGCCGTTAGGGCATCGGCTTGCCGCGCGTGAGGAGATCGCGTTGCGCGAGTTGGAGGCGGAGCGTTTTGTATCGTTCGGTTTGCAGCAGTCGCAGCTTGCGCGCTTTCTGCAGGACTGTTGCGTCGAGTCAGGGTTTACACCGCAGATCGAGCAGGAGGTGGTCGAGGTGCATACGCTGCTGTGTCTGGTGCGAGAAGGCTTGGGCGTGGCGCTGCTGCCTTCGTCGGCGCGGCAATTGACGACCGGGGGTGTCGCGTTCGTGGCGCTGGCGGCGCCCTGTCCCGAGGTGTCGCTGCACGCACGCTATCGCGCTGAGGATCCGTCGCCGGTGCTTTCGCTGTTTCTCGACACTGTGCGCGAGGTAGCCGCTAGGGTGGGTGTGGGCGCGAAGGGTGGCGAGAGGTCACGCTAG
- a CDS encoding hippurate hydrolase — MGLNVIDADIDELVALRRDIHANPETAFDETRTSELVAAKLRAWDIETHTGVGKTGVVGIIRGTRTTSGTGRAIALRADMDALPMEEEGRPLHRSLRQGVFHGCGHDGHTAMLLGTARHFSRHRDFAGTIVLIFQPAEETGGGALAMLADALETRFPFDEIYAMHNAPHFAPGTFGVRDGAMLASCDELRIDVNGVGGHGSSPERTKDPIAASAQLICALQTVVSRAIDPASVAVLSIGSIHAGSTSNVIPAHAQMTGTMRTFDESVRAQMKARIESICAGVALATECEIAVTFYGSSPATINHREQAEAAATAAAEVFGEANVLRDFPPLNGSEDFSEFLLHRPGAYVLLGQGGVYCHHPEFDFNDEVLPLGVRFFVTLALARLDA, encoded by the coding sequence GTGGGACTGAACGTCATCGATGCGGACATCGACGAACTCGTTGCATTGCGGCGAGACATTCACGCCAATCCGGAAACGGCGTTCGACGAAACGCGCACAAGCGAACTCGTCGCCGCGAAACTACGCGCGTGGGATATCGAAACACATACGGGCGTGGGTAAAACGGGTGTGGTCGGCATCATTCGGGGCACGCGCACGACGTCGGGCACGGGGCGTGCAATCGCGTTGCGCGCCGACATGGACGCGCTGCCCATGGAAGAAGAAGGACGCCCGTTGCACCGCTCCTTGCGGCAAGGGGTATTTCACGGTTGCGGCCACGACGGCCATACGGCGATGCTGCTCGGCACAGCGCGCCATTTCAGCCGTCATCGCGATTTCGCAGGGACCATCGTGCTGATCTTTCAGCCAGCCGAGGAAACCGGCGGCGGTGCGCTGGCCATGCTGGCCGACGCGCTCGAAACCCGTTTTCCGTTCGACGAAATCTACGCCATGCACAATGCGCCGCATTTCGCGCCGGGCACGTTCGGCGTGCGCGACGGCGCCATGCTGGCGTCGTGCGACGAGTTGCGAATCGACGTGAACGGGGTCGGCGGTCATGGCTCGTCGCCTGAAAGGACGAAGGATCCGATCGCGGCTTCGGCGCAGCTCATCTGCGCGCTGCAGACTGTCGTGAGTCGCGCGATCGACCCCGCCTCGGTCGCCGTGCTCAGCATTGGCAGCATTCATGCAGGCAGCACGTCGAACGTGATTCCTGCCCATGCGCAGATGACCGGCACCATGCGTACCTTCGACGAAAGCGTGCGCGCACAGATGAAGGCGCGCATCGAATCGATCTGCGCGGGCGTCGCGCTCGCGACCGAATGCGAGATCGCAGTGACGTTCTACGGCAGCTCGCCCGCGACGATCAACCATCGCGAGCAGGCCGAGGCCGCGGCCACCGCAGCGGCAGAGGTGTTCGGCGAAGCGAACGTCCTGCGCGATTTCCCGCCGCTCAACGGCTCCGAGGACTTCTCTGAATTTCTGCTGCATCGACCCGGCGCCTACGTGCTGCTCGGCCAGGGCGGGGTCTATTGCCATCATCCCGAGTTCGACTTCAACGACGAGGTGCTGCCGCTCGGCGTGCGCTTCTTCGTGACGCTGGCGCTCGCGCGCCTCGACGCGTAG
- a CDS encoding DNA-binding transcriptional regulator, LysR family — protein MKTTQLRTLVAVAEHGTLMAAAEALCLSQPAVTKSIKELEARLGVQLLLRSGSGIRLTPYGEALLRHARTVVTEIARAEQELEEMKSSAGRTLEIGVSLLAASIVVPDAIHVFRARFPDVQLDVHEYQTMRLIDGLRDGSFDMCIGFTGEGDPSNEFRVIPLGNVSQSLAVKLGDPLAGERQLARLREAHWLYNYTRKSVPAFWAALTARAGDTGGAIAPPSRITVCTARRLYTELASEAGVVSVWPDFQLNEEIERGTLERVALDIALPRLALSLIYRKDRVLDGAAEYFIDCLKSKALP, from the coding sequence ATGAAAACCACCCAATTGCGCACCCTCGTCGCCGTTGCCGAGCACGGCACGTTGATGGCCGCCGCCGAAGCGCTGTGCCTGTCGCAGCCTGCCGTGACCAAGAGCATCAAGGAGCTGGAGGCGCGCCTCGGCGTCCAACTGCTGCTGCGCAGCGGCTCGGGCATCCGCTTGACGCCGTATGGCGAAGCCCTGCTCAGGCATGCGCGTACTGTCGTGACTGAGATCGCGCGGGCCGAGCAGGAACTGGAGGAGATGAAGTCGTCGGCTGGCCGGACGCTCGAGATCGGCGTATCGCTGCTCGCCGCGTCGATCGTCGTGCCGGACGCGATCCACGTGTTCCGTGCGCGGTTTCCCGATGTGCAGCTCGACGTGCACGAGTACCAGACGATGCGGCTCATCGACGGCCTGCGCGACGGTTCGTTCGACATGTGTATCGGCTTTACCGGCGAGGGCGATCCGAGCAACGAGTTCCGCGTGATACCGCTCGGCAACGTGTCGCAATCGCTGGCGGTCAAGCTGGGCGATCCGCTTGCGGGTGAGCGGCAGCTTGCACGTTTGCGGGAGGCGCACTGGCTCTACAACTACACGCGCAAGAGCGTGCCCGCGTTCTGGGCCGCGTTGACCGCGCGCGCGGGCGATACCGGAGGCGCGATTGCACCGCCTTCGCGCATTACAGTCTGCACCGCGCGGCGGCTCTATACGGAGCTCGCCAGTGAGGCAGGGGTGGTGAGCGTCTGGCCGGACTTTCAGCTCAACGAGGAAATCGAGCGCGGCACGCTGGAGCGCGTTGCACTCGATATCGCCTTACCTCGCCTCGCGCTCAGCCTGATTTATCGCAAGGATCGCGTGCTGGACGGTGCGGCGGAGTATTTCATCGACTGCTTGAAGAGCAAGGCGCTGCCCTAG